The Halobacterium litoreum genome includes a region encoding these proteins:
- the glmU gene encoding bifunctional sugar-1-phosphate nucleotidylyltransferase/acetyltransferase, translated as MQVVILAAGEGTRIRPLSASTPKPLLPVAGRPLAAHAADAAVDAGADELVFVVGYEADAVRDHFGETYRGTPVEYAVQTDRDGTAGAVRAAREHLDGAFAVVNGDNLYDRESIAALFDAGPSVAVHNVDDPSNYGVVSTDGGRATGIVEKPATPPTDLANAGAYVFPAEAREWLDVPESARGERELTDVLAEAIERADVTPVPVDRWLDVGRPWELLAANEWKLGALGRHVDGDVHADATIDGSVVVEDGATVESGVTIEGPAYLAAGATVGPNAYVRGATYLGPDAHVGHAVEVKNSVLRAGATVGHLSYVGDSVLGTDVNFGAGTVVANLRHDDADVELTVKGERTSTGRRKFGVVVGDGAKTGIDTSLAPGVTLSPGARTNPGETVTRDR; from the coding sequence ATGCAAGTCGTCATTCTGGCCGCGGGCGAGGGAACCCGAATCCGCCCGCTCTCCGCGTCGACGCCGAAACCGCTCCTCCCGGTCGCCGGCCGACCGCTCGCCGCGCACGCCGCGGACGCCGCGGTGGACGCCGGCGCCGACGAACTCGTGTTCGTCGTCGGCTACGAGGCCGACGCGGTCCGAGACCACTTCGGCGAGACGTACCGCGGCACTCCCGTCGAGTACGCCGTGCAGACCGACCGGGACGGCACCGCGGGCGCGGTCCGCGCGGCCCGCGAGCACCTCGACGGCGCGTTCGCCGTGGTGAACGGCGACAACCTCTACGACCGCGAGAGCATCGCGGCGCTGTTCGACGCCGGGCCCTCGGTGGCCGTCCACAACGTCGACGACCCCTCGAACTACGGCGTCGTCTCCACCGACGGCGGGCGCGCCACGGGCATCGTCGAGAAGCCCGCGACGCCGCCGACGGACCTCGCGAACGCCGGCGCGTACGTGTTCCCCGCCGAGGCCCGCGAGTGGCTGGACGTCCCGGAGAGCGCGCGCGGCGAGCGCGAACTGACGGACGTGCTCGCCGAGGCAATCGAGCGCGCCGACGTGACCCCCGTCCCCGTCGACCGGTGGCTGGACGTCGGGCGGCCGTGGGAACTGCTCGCCGCCAACGAGTGGAAACTCGGCGCGCTCGGGCGACACGTCGACGGCGACGTCCACGCGGACGCGACAATCGACGGGAGCGTGGTCGTCGAGGACGGCGCGACCGTCGAGTCCGGCGTCACTATCGAGGGGCCGGCTTACCTCGCCGCCGGCGCGACGGTCGGCCCGAACGCGTACGTCCGCGGCGCGACCTACCTCGGGCCGGACGCACACGTCGGGCACGCCGTCGAGGTGAAAAACAGCGTCCTGCGCGCCGGCGCGACGGTCGGCCACCTCTCGTACGTCGGCGATTCGGTGCTCGGGACGGACGTGAACTTCGGCGCGGGCACCGTCGTCGCGAACCTCCGGCACGACGACGCCGACGTCGAACTCACGGTGAAAGGCGAGCGCACGTCGACCGGCCGACGGAAGTTCGGCGTCGTCGTCGGCGACGGCGCCAAGACCGGTATCGACACCAGCCTCGCGCCGGGCGTGACGCTCTCGCCGGGCGCGCGAACGAACCCCGGCGAGACGGTGACCCGTGACCGGTAA
- a CDS encoding oligosaccharide flippase family protein yields MGRTITSGVLSVAGTKVVVLVLGLAASPLLTRLLGDGYGDYAFLLSAFSLFMLFVSSGITEGVRKYIAEDRARPGWQDAVAGFYFRVALALALAGAAVLAAVAYTGLAARFLGPEFTAYCYVLAALVVAAQLRAYARRTLMGLGLEPYSESLKVLHKTVFVAAGVGLAWLGYGVVGVLAGHVVASLLSALVGLLVLARRVSPGAAVRRLPTGVSGREFLAFNGMSVVLALLLTSLYQVDLLMLRPIAGAEQTKYYKVALVFAELLWFVPTSLQTVLLHSTSSLWSSGDGERASRIAARITRYTVLLTALLAVGIGTLAADTIPILYPDEYAASVAPLLLLLPGAVGFAIARPMLAVGQGKGDLKPLIAATGVAAVVNLVLNAVLVPRYGMHGAAVATSVGYGSMAVLHVLAARRVGFDPLADLRPLRLAVAVALGGAATVWVARLVPGPWPALAVVPVAGFSLFAAAAFLSGALDTDEVGGLAGSMPGLSQILAGSTGGGRSSLASAGAVAQKTLLAVGIVLFVAGVGIAASGAGVDDLDDPPEDATTPGTTAPPTTQSPTTEAPSNETTQSTTQTPTTTDQPPPTTGGPPSTTTENTTTTRNTTTPTTTTQTPTTTTQTPPTTPTTTTTTETSTPTTTTRNTTTPTTTATTTDTTTQTQTTTQTTEPTTTQTTTTEPTTTQTTTTTENTTTTTTTENTTTTTESTTTTTENTTTTTTTTENTTTTTTEDTTTTEDTTTTTESTENTTTSDGGLFDRVELGRAS; encoded by the coding sequence GTGGGGCGAACGATAACCTCGGGCGTCCTCTCGGTGGCGGGCACGAAAGTCGTCGTGCTCGTCCTCGGGCTCGCGGCGTCCCCGCTGCTCACGCGCCTGCTCGGCGACGGCTACGGCGACTACGCGTTCCTGCTGTCGGCGTTCTCGCTGTTCATGCTGTTCGTGAGTTCCGGCATCACCGAGGGCGTCCGCAAGTACATCGCGGAAGACCGGGCGCGACCCGGCTGGCAGGACGCCGTCGCGGGCTTCTATTTCCGCGTCGCGCTCGCGCTCGCGCTCGCCGGCGCCGCCGTCCTCGCCGCCGTCGCGTACACCGGCCTCGCGGCGCGCTTCCTCGGCCCCGAGTTCACCGCGTACTGTTACGTGCTCGCGGCGCTCGTCGTCGCCGCGCAACTCCGCGCGTACGCCCGCCGGACGCTCATGGGCCTCGGCCTCGAACCGTACTCGGAGTCGCTGAAAGTTCTCCACAAGACGGTGTTCGTCGCGGCGGGCGTCGGTCTCGCGTGGCTCGGCTACGGCGTCGTCGGCGTACTCGCGGGCCACGTCGTCGCCAGCCTCCTCTCCGCGCTGGTCGGCCTCCTCGTGCTCGCGCGCCGCGTCAGCCCCGGCGCCGCCGTCCGCCGCCTCCCGACCGGCGTGTCCGGCCGCGAGTTCCTCGCGTTCAACGGCATGAGCGTCGTGCTCGCGCTCCTCCTCACGTCGCTCTACCAGGTGGATTTGCTGATGTTGCGCCCCATCGCGGGCGCCGAGCAGACGAAGTACTACAAGGTCGCGCTCGTGTTCGCGGAACTCCTCTGGTTCGTTCCCACCTCGCTCCAGACTGTCCTCCTGCACTCCACGTCGAGTCTCTGGTCCTCGGGCGACGGCGAGCGCGCGAGCCGCATCGCCGCCCGCATCACCCGGTACACTGTCCTGTTGACGGCGCTCCTCGCCGTCGGCATCGGCACGCTCGCCGCCGACACCATCCCGATTCTCTACCCCGACGAGTACGCCGCCAGCGTCGCGCCGCTCCTCCTCTTGCTGCCGGGCGCCGTCGGGTTCGCAATCGCGCGCCCGATGCTCGCAGTCGGACAGGGCAAGGGCGACCTCAAGCCCCTCATCGCGGCGACCGGCGTCGCCGCCGTCGTGAACCTCGTCTTGAACGCCGTGCTCGTCCCCCGGTACGGGATGCACGGCGCCGCCGTCGCCACGAGCGTCGGCTACGGGTCGATGGCCGTCCTGCACGTCCTCGCCGCGCGCCGCGTCGGCTTCGACCCGCTCGCCGACCTCCGGCCGCTCCGCCTCGCCGTCGCTGTCGCCCTCGGCGGCGCGGCGACGGTGTGGGTCGCGCGCCTCGTCCCCGGCCCGTGGCCCGCGCTCGCCGTCGTGCCGGTCGCCGGATTCTCGCTGTTCGCGGCCGCGGCGTTCCTCTCGGGCGCCCTCGACACCGACGAGGTCGGCGGGCTCGCCGGTTCGATGCCCGGACTCTCGCAGATTCTCGCGGGCTCCACGGGCGGCGGGCGCTCGTCGCTCGCGTCCGCCGGCGCCGTCGCCCAGAAGACCCTGCTCGCGGTCGGTATCGTGCTGTTCGTCGCGGGCGTCGGCATCGCCGCGTCCGGCGCCGGCGTCGACGACCTCGACGACCCGCCCGAGGACGCGACGACGCCCGGGACCACCGCGCCGCCGACCACGCAGTCCCCGACCACGGAGGCGCCGTCGAACGAGACCACCCAGTCGACCACGCAGACGCCGACCACGACTGACCAACCCCCGCCGACGACCGGCGGCCCGCCATCGACGACCACCGAGAACACGACCACGACACGGAACACGACCACACCGACGACTACGACGCAGACGCCGACCACGACGACGCAGACGCCGCCAACCACACCGACCACGACGACCACGACCGAAACCTCGACGCCGACCACGACGACCCGGAACACGACCACACCGACGACCACGGCAACCACGACCGACACGACGACCCAAACACAGACAACCACGCAGACGACCGAGCCGACGACGACACAGACCACGACGACGGAACCGACCACTACGCAGACCACGACCACGACCGAGAACACCACCACGACGACCACGACCGAGAACACCACGACAACCACGGAGAGTACCACGACGACGACTGAGAACACCACCACGACGACCACGACGACTGAGAACACCACGACAACGACGACTGAAGACACGACAACGACCGAGGACACCACCACGACGACCGAGTCGACGGAGAACACCACGACGAGCGACGGCGGACTCTTCGACCGGGTCGAACTCGGTCGCGCGTCGTAG
- a CDS encoding asparagine synthetase B family protein, with translation MRKELFGVFGDRDAFDDLRASEFFDRVVDGTGVTAGVRDSALGYHGRTSVHADDGPACVVWGEAFAPDDSDAADAAAWLSRAFRDRGRAAFDGLNGSYVAVVDGDPPVVATDQARTWECFYADTPAGRVFGTDPAAVARALPEDDRTVLDDALTEFVLLGVVLGDRTVLGGVDRVPFDGYLEPGGVGALDRFVYDHREFDYAAELADRLRAAFDRRGNLPGESGLLLSAGYDSRTALTGVPDVETCYTVGEPDADEVRVAERIASQYGARHETLVADERYVITDPETTQFGLGVKESLHVHHGGHTDEMGADSIYHGLLFDTFLRGYFLPLDAVELFGRRLPRQRLEPDPDVAATVASKFGYHPEFVDAVPECSRVPDDAMAFVRNAVDRELGKLDDRYDSIHDGAALFGIQNQPTMPFRLHLADNFVESFVAADAGLVDWHLSTPPEHRNDETYCEALKQFDADVLRHNPPDRPHSTYRRNQISKFLHETVPGLEPYQSPLPNRDELYDRHDYDDVLLPGHGSLHGLPARLKLRLNDARNWLELATEDRSWTPHSVLCP, from the coding sequence ATGCGCAAGGAACTGTTCGGCGTGTTCGGCGACCGGGACGCCTTCGACGACCTCCGCGCGAGCGAGTTCTTCGACCGCGTGGTCGACGGGACCGGCGTCACCGCGGGCGTCCGCGACAGCGCGCTCGGTTACCACGGACGCACCAGCGTCCACGCCGACGACGGGCCCGCGTGCGTCGTCTGGGGCGAGGCGTTCGCGCCCGACGACAGCGACGCCGCCGACGCCGCCGCGTGGCTGTCCCGCGCGTTCCGCGACCGCGGCCGCGCCGCGTTCGACGGCCTCAACGGCTCGTACGTCGCCGTCGTGGACGGCGACCCGCCGGTCGTCGCCACTGACCAGGCGCGCACATGGGAGTGTTTCTACGCCGACACCCCCGCCGGTCGCGTGTTCGGCACCGACCCCGCCGCCGTCGCGCGCGCCCTCCCCGAGGACGACCGCACCGTCCTCGACGACGCGCTCACCGAGTTCGTGTTGCTCGGCGTCGTCCTCGGCGACCGAACCGTCCTCGGCGGCGTCGACCGCGTGCCTTTCGACGGCTACCTCGAACCCGGCGGCGTCGGCGCGCTCGACCGGTTCGTCTACGACCACCGCGAGTTCGACTACGCCGCGGAGCTCGCCGACCGCCTGCGCGCCGCCTTCGACCGCCGCGGGAACCTCCCCGGCGAGTCGGGCCTCCTGTTGAGCGCGGGCTACGACTCGCGGACGGCGCTCACCGGCGTCCCCGACGTCGAGACGTGTTACACCGTCGGCGAACCGGACGCCGACGAGGTCCGGGTCGCCGAACGCATCGCGAGCCAGTACGGCGCTCGCCACGAGACGCTCGTCGCCGACGAGCGCTACGTCATCACCGACCCCGAGACGACGCAGTTCGGGCTCGGCGTCAAGGAGTCCCTGCACGTCCACCACGGCGGCCACACTGACGAGATGGGCGCCGACTCCATCTACCACGGCCTCCTCTTCGACACGTTCCTAAGGGGTTATTTCCTGCCGCTGGACGCCGTCGAGTTGTTCGGTCGCCGCCTCCCGCGACAGCGCCTCGAACCCGACCCCGACGTGGCCGCGACGGTCGCCTCGAAGTTCGGCTACCACCCCGAGTTCGTCGACGCCGTCCCCGAGTGTTCTCGCGTCCCGGACGACGCGATGGCGTTCGTGCGCAACGCGGTAGACCGAGAACTCGGGAAACTCGACGACCGCTACGACTCGATTCACGACGGCGCCGCGCTGTTCGGCATCCAGAACCAGCCGACGATGCCGTTCCGCCTCCACCTCGCGGACAACTTCGTGGAGTCGTTCGTCGCCGCCGACGCCGGCCTCGTGGACTGGCATCTCAGCACGCCGCCGGAACACCGGAACGACGAGACGTACTGCGAGGCGCTCAAGCAGTTCGACGCCGACGTCCTCCGGCACAATCCCCCCGACCGCCCGCACTCGACGTACCGTCGGAACCAGATTTCGAAGTTCCTCCACGAGACCGTGCCCGGCCTCGAACCCTACCAGAGCCCGCTCCCGAACCGCGACGAACTGTACGACCGCCACGACTACGACGACGTGCTCCTCCCCGGACACGGGTCGCTACACGGCCTGCCGGCGCGCCTGAAACTCCGCTTGAACGACGCGAGAAACTGGCTCGAACTGGCGACCGAGGACCGGTCGTGGACGCCGCACTCGGTTCTCTGCCCGTAA
- the glmS gene encoding glutamine--fructose-6-phosphate transaminase (isomerizing): MCGIIGRVGYGDAVDALVTGLENLEYRGYDSAGVAVQNGTGLAVRKQSGDVSDLEATLRHDQPTGNVGVGHTRWSTHGPPTDQNAHPHTSETDEVAVVHNGVIENHAELRDRLEATGCEFTSDTDTEVVPHLLEQHLDGRDADSVSEVADAFRATLRDLEGSFALAVLVDGVDAVFAAREGSPLVLGVGEDAYFLGSDVPAFLDWTDRVMYLEDGDVAVVAPDGLELTDQRGEPVERDVERVEWSSEDAGKGGYDHYMLKEIHSQPDALTDTLSGRVNPGDGGVAFESLPDGAFADVEQVRLVACGTSYHASLAGARLLRQAGIPAHAELASEFSLPESADDTLAVAVTQSGETADTLGAVRAAADAGAQTLAVTNVVGSTAARECDDALFIRAGPEIGVAATKTFTSQVATLSLLSRRIAADVGADAPGDAGILDGLDALPGDVRDVTTGDAARAIANRYRGSDAYFFIGRGAAHSVALEGALKFKEITYEHAEGFAAGELKHGPLALVTPDTPVFAIFTGDGDEQTLTNVEEVQSRGAPVVAVAPDGHPAVDVADDHLPIPDTVPTCASLLAAVQLQLLSYHAAELLDRAIDKPRNLAKSVTVQ, translated from the coding sequence ATGTGTGGCATCATCGGCCGCGTCGGGTACGGCGACGCCGTGGACGCGCTCGTGACGGGGTTGGAGAACCTGGAGTACCGGGGCTACGACTCCGCGGGCGTCGCCGTCCAGAACGGCACCGGCCTCGCGGTGCGCAAGCAGTCCGGCGACGTCTCCGACCTCGAAGCGACGCTCCGCCACGACCAGCCGACCGGGAACGTCGGCGTCGGCCACACGCGCTGGAGCACTCACGGCCCGCCGACGGACCAGAACGCTCACCCGCACACGAGCGAGACCGACGAGGTCGCGGTCGTCCACAACGGCGTCATCGAGAACCACGCGGAACTCCGGGACCGCCTCGAAGCGACGGGGTGTGAGTTCACGAGCGACACCGACACCGAGGTCGTCCCCCATCTCCTCGAACAGCACCTCGACGGGCGCGACGCCGACTCGGTGAGCGAGGTGGCCGACGCGTTCCGCGCGACGCTCCGCGACCTCGAAGGCAGTTTCGCGCTCGCAGTCCTCGTCGACGGCGTCGACGCCGTGTTCGCGGCCCGCGAGGGGTCGCCGCTCGTCCTCGGCGTCGGCGAGGACGCCTACTTCCTCGGGAGCGACGTGCCCGCGTTCCTCGACTGGACCGACCGCGTGATGTACCTCGAAGACGGCGACGTGGCGGTCGTCGCGCCGGACGGCCTCGAACTCACCGACCAGCGAGGCGAGCCCGTCGAGCGCGACGTGGAGCGCGTCGAGTGGTCCTCGGAGGACGCCGGGAAGGGCGGCTACGATCACTACATGCTCAAGGAGATTCACTCTCAGCCGGACGCGCTGACCGACACGCTCAGCGGTCGCGTGAACCCCGGCGACGGCGGCGTGGCCTTCGAGTCGCTCCCGGACGGCGCGTTCGCGGACGTCGAGCAGGTGCGACTCGTCGCCTGCGGGACGTCGTACCACGCCTCGCTCGCCGGCGCTCGGTTGCTCCGACAGGCCGGTATTCCCGCGCACGCCGAACTCGCGAGCGAGTTCTCGCTCCCCGAGTCGGCCGACGACACGCTCGCCGTCGCGGTGACTCAGAGCGGCGAGACCGCGGACACGCTCGGCGCCGTCCGGGCGGCCGCCGATGCCGGCGCGCAGACGCTCGCGGTGACGAACGTCGTGGGTTCGACGGCGGCCCGGGAGTGCGACGACGCCTTGTTCATCCGCGCCGGCCCCGAAATCGGCGTCGCCGCCACCAAGACGTTCACCTCGCAGGTCGCCACGCTCAGCCTGCTCTCGCGGCGCATCGCGGCCGACGTCGGCGCCGACGCGCCCGGCGACGCGGGCATTCTCGACGGCCTCGACGCGCTCCCCGGGGACGTCCGGGACGTGACGACCGGCGACGCCGCGCGCGCAATCGCGAACCGCTACCGCGGCAGCGACGCGTACTTCTTCATCGGGCGCGGCGCCGCCCACTCGGTCGCCCTGGAGGGCGCGCTGAAGTTCAAGGAGATAACGTACGAGCACGCCGAGGGGTTCGCCGCCGGCGAACTCAAACACGGCCCGCTCGCGCTCGTCACGCCCGACACGCCCGTCTTCGCCATCTTCACCGGTGACGGCGACGAGCAGACGCTCACGAACGTCGAGGAAGTCCAGTCGCGGGGCGCGCCCGTCGTCGCCGTCGCGCCCGACGGCCACCCCGCGGTGGACGTGGCCGACGACCACCTCCCGATTCCCGACACCGTCCCGACGTGCGCGAGCCTCCTCGCCGCGGTGCAACTCCAGTTGCTCTCCTACCACGCCGCGGAACTGCTCGACCGCGCCATCGACAAGCCCCGCAACCTCGCGAAGAGCGTGACCGTCCAGTAG
- a CDS encoding helix-turn-helix transcriptional regulator: MTARIVAVLLVCSLCAPAAFAAPVVASSGATGASADTTLAAQNASVSNVTLSGAGVYENPHDDGTYVWRGEATDVTATVQTENTSTQNYEVCVDLPSAAEGERELVCTNPRIAGNTTQDVTLTVSSWPNTPTNESAAEQPLVVRFAKSFNGGDIGTASTTIHVVTKEGNLDGDDLSNAREAELGTDITRKDTDGDGLWDDEEVRSYDTDPLSKDSDGDGLPDAQEVTRNTDPNDPDTDGDGLTDGAEVNDHDTNPNAADSDDDGLLDGEEVNEYATSPTNPDSDDDGLWDGAEVETYETDPSSPDTDGDGLNDGREVELGTNPLRANADADGDLLSDGTEVAIGSDPNDPLSPALPALFLVVAGAAGTWMYVTGAQVSLETRTYFDRDVAVPAVTVPEGTDGDDATTEPRDAMASAAPAGASTDGFDAQSPEAFLTDEDRIRRLLDDAGGYLRQQAIVNETGWSKSKVSRLLSKMEGDEQVTKINVGRENIISLPGEEPPGTKSPLEDD, translated from the coding sequence ATGACCGCTAGAATCGTCGCCGTACTCCTCGTGTGTTCGCTGTGCGCGCCAGCGGCGTTCGCCGCGCCGGTCGTCGCCAGTTCCGGCGCCACCGGCGCGTCGGCCGACACCACCCTCGCCGCCCAGAACGCGAGCGTGAGCAACGTCACGCTCTCCGGCGCGGGGGTCTACGAGAACCCACACGACGACGGCACGTACGTCTGGCGAGGCGAAGCGACGGACGTCACCGCGACCGTCCAGACCGAGAACACGTCGACGCAGAACTACGAGGTCTGCGTCGACCTGCCGTCGGCGGCCGAGGGCGAACGCGAACTCGTCTGCACGAACCCGCGAATCGCCGGGAACACGACGCAGGACGTCACTCTCACGGTGTCATCGTGGCCGAACACGCCGACCAACGAGTCGGCGGCCGAACAGCCACTCGTCGTCCGCTTCGCGAAGAGCTTCAACGGCGGCGACATCGGCACCGCGTCGACGACCATCCACGTCGTCACGAAGGAGGGGAACCTCGACGGGGACGACCTGTCGAACGCCCGCGAAGCCGAACTCGGCACCGACATCACCCGGAAGGACACGGACGGTGACGGGCTCTGGGACGACGAAGAGGTGCGGAGTTACGACACCGACCCGCTGTCGAAGGACAGTGACGGCGACGGCCTCCCCGACGCACAGGAGGTCACGCGGAACACCGACCCGAACGACCCGGACACCGACGGCGACGGTCTCACGGACGGCGCCGAGGTCAACGACCACGACACGAACCCCAACGCGGCCGACAGCGACGACGACGGACTGCTGGACGGCGAGGAGGTCAACGAGTACGCCACCAGCCCGACCAATCCCGACAGCGACGACGACGGCCTCTGGGACGGCGCCGAAGTCGAGACGTACGAGACCGACCCTTCGAGCCCGGACACCGACGGCGACGGCCTGAACGACGGCCGAGAGGTCGAACTCGGCACGAACCCGCTGCGCGCGAACGCCGACGCCGACGGCGACCTGCTCAGCGACGGCACGGAAGTGGCCATCGGCAGCGACCCGAACGACCCGCTGTCGCCGGCGCTCCCGGCGCTCTTCCTCGTCGTCGCGGGTGCCGCGGGCACCTGGATGTACGTCACCGGCGCGCAGGTGTCTCTGGAGACGCGCACGTACTTCGACCGCGACGTGGCCGTGCCAGCGGTCACCGTTCCCGAGGGGACCGACGGCGATGACGCGACGACGGAGCCACGGGACGCGATGGCGTCTGCCGCGCCGGCGGGCGCGTCCACCGACGGCTTCGACGCGCAGAGCCCGGAGGCGTTCCTCACCGACGAGGACCGAATCCGGCGCCTGCTCGACGACGCGGGCGGCTACCTCCGCCAGCAGGCCATCGTCAACGAGACCGGGTGGTCGAAGTCGAAGGTGAGTCGGTTGCTCTCCAAGATGGAGGGCGACGAACAGGTGACGAAGATCAACGTCGGCCGGGAGAACATCATCTCGCTGCCCGGCGAGGAGCCGCCGGGCACGAAGTCGCCCCTCGAAGACGACTGA
- a CDS encoding DUF7344 domain-containing protein has protein sequence MLTDDQPQTAPTAPVESGEETDGALDADDVFHLLQNQRRRYALRYLQLADSDTVKMRDLAEQVAAWEHDTTVELLSSKQRQRVYIPLYQNHLPKLADEGIIDYQQSRGVVTRLDGADQLDDYLPDAVGEEFEEAETAWPRYYLGTAGLGSVLLAGSLTNASVLAAVPGAVAGGVVLAAVALVALLQAAADGESD, from the coding sequence ATGCTCACAGACGACCAGCCACAGACCGCGCCGACGGCTCCCGTGGAGTCCGGAGAAGAGACGGACGGCGCCTTGGACGCGGACGACGTGTTCCACCTGCTCCAGAACCAACGCCGCCGGTACGCGCTCCGTTACCTCCAGTTGGCGGATTCGGACACGGTGAAGATGCGCGACCTCGCCGAACAGGTCGCCGCGTGGGAACACGACACGACGGTCGAATTGCTGTCCTCGAAGCAGCGCCAGCGCGTGTACATCCCGCTGTACCAGAACCACCTGCCGAAGCTCGCCGACGAGGGCATCATCGACTACCAGCAGAGCCGCGGCGTCGTCACGCGACTCGACGGCGCGGACCAACTCGACGACTACCTGCCGGACGCGGTGGGCGAGGAGTTCGAGGAGGCGGAGACGGCGTGGCCGCGGTACTACCTCGGGACGGCGGGCCTCGGGTCGGTGCTGCTGGCCGGCTCGCTGACGAACGCGTCGGTGTTGGCGGCCGTGCCGGGTGCGGTGGCGGGCGGCGTCGTCCTGGCAGCCGTCGCACTTGTCGCGCTCCTCCAGGCGGCCGCAGACGGCGAGAGCGACTGA
- a CDS encoding glycosyltransferase family 4 protein, with amino-acid sequence MKVLQLATTDSPFFAEQVRALEAAGVDCTVVTVPSPPDGRTLASFATFYRRVLRETLTGDYDVVHANYGLLGPLAFAQPVRPVVLTIWGSEVMGYSARLDAVTRAGIAAADAVVAPSRSVVERVESDTDLVPFGVDTERFRPMARDEARAELGWDADERVVLFPYDPDRAVKDFPRAERVVAETDATLRWISGVPHDRVPVYMNASDAVLVTSERESGPMVVKEAAACNVPVVSTDVGFAGDVLDGVAHSTVAATDRRLVDGLQRALAAGERADGREQIDALGLERMADGLRAVYQRELGHRGVEA; translated from the coding sequence ATGAAGGTCCTCCAGTTGGCCACCACGGACTCGCCGTTCTTCGCCGAACAGGTGCGCGCGCTCGAAGCCGCGGGCGTCGACTGCACCGTCGTCACCGTTCCCTCGCCCCCGGACGGCCGGACGCTCGCGTCGTTCGCGACGTTCTACCGGCGCGTCCTCCGCGAGACGCTCACCGGGGACTACGACGTCGTCCACGCGAACTACGGCCTGCTCGGGCCGCTCGCGTTCGCCCAGCCGGTTCGTCCGGTCGTGCTCACCATCTGGGGGTCGGAAGTGATGGGGTACTCGGCGCGCCTCGACGCGGTGACGCGGGCCGGCATCGCGGCCGCCGACGCCGTCGTCGCTCCCTCGCGGAGCGTCGTCGAGCGCGTCGAGAGCGACACCGACCTCGTGCCGTTCGGCGTCGACACCGAGCGCTTCCGGCCGATGGCCCGAGACGAGGCGCGCGCCGAACTCGGCTGGGACGCCGACGAGCGCGTCGTGTTGTTCCCGTACGACCCCGACCGGGCCGTCAAGGACTTCCCGCGCGCCGAGCGCGTCGTCGCCGAGACGGACGCGACGCTCCGCTGGATTTCCGGCGTCCCCCACGACCGCGTCCCGGTCTACATGAACGCGAGCGACGCCGTGCTCGTCACCTCGGAGCGCGAGAGCGGGCCGATGGTCGTCAAGGAGGCGGCCGCCTGCAACGTCCCGGTCGTCTCGACGGACGTCGGGTTCGCGGGCGACGTCCTAGACGGCGTCGCGCACTCGACGGTCGCCGCCACCGACCGCCGACTCGTCGACGGCCTCCAGCGCGCGCTCGCCGCCGGCGAACGTGCCGACGGCCGCGAGCAAATCGACGCGCTCGGCCTCGAACGGATGGCCGACGGCCTGCGCGCCGTCTACCAGCGCGAACTCGGACACCGAGGGGTCGAAGCGTGA